From Numenius arquata chromosome 4, bNumArq3.hap1.1, whole genome shotgun sequence, a single genomic window includes:
- the RPL7 gene encoding large ribosomal subunit protein uL30 codes for MAEKEAKKVPSVPESLLKKRQAYAAMKAKRQKKILAIKRHRKAQRKLMYTRAQAYHKEYRHMYRQEIRMARMARKAGNYYVPAEPKLAFVIRIRGTNGVSPKVRKVLQLLRLRQIFNGTFVKLNKASINMLRIVEPYIAWGYPNLKSVHELIYKRGYGKINKQRIALTDNSLIQKRLGKLGIICMEDVIHEIYTVGKNFKVVNNFLWPFKLSSPRGGMKKKTIHFVEGGDAGNREDQINRLIRRMN; via the exons ATGGCGGAGAAGGA AGCAAAGAAGGTGCCGTCGGTACCGGAAAGCCTGCTGAAAAAGCGGCAGGCTTACGCAGCTATGAAAGCCAAACGTCAGAAGAAGATCCTGGCTATAAAAAGG CACCGTAAGGCACAGCGAAAGCTCATGTACACGAGAGCCCAAGCTTACCACAAGGAGTACAGGCACATGTACAGGCAGGAGATCCGCATGGCCAGGATGGCCCGAAAAGCTGGCAACTACTACGTTCCAGCGGAGCCTAAATTGGCGTTTGTGATCAGGATAAGAGG CACCAACGGCGTCAGCCCCAAGGTCCGCAAGGTGTTGCAGCTCCTCCGCCTGCGTCAGATCTTTAATGGCACCTTTGTAAAACTCAACAAAGCTTCGATCAACATGTTGCGGATTGTCGAACCCTATATTGCATGGGG TTATCCCAATCTGAAGTCTGTGCACGAACTGATCTACAAGCGCGGTTATGGCAAGATCAACAAGCAGCGCATTGCTCTTACTGATAATTCCCTGATTCAGAAGCGCCTTG GAAAGCTTGGCATCATCTGCATGGAAGACGTGATCCATGAGATTTACACCGTTGGCAAGAACTTCAAAGTTGTCAACAACTTCCTCTGGCCCTTCAAGTTGTCCTCTCCTCGGGGTGGGATGAAGAAGAAGACAATCCACTTCGTGGAAGGTGGGGACGCTGGTAACAGAGAAGATCAGATCAACAGGCTCATCAGGAGAATGAACTAA